DNA sequence from the Pomacea canaliculata isolate SZHN2017 linkage group LG7, ASM307304v1, whole genome shotgun sequence genome:
TTCGACAATCAGAATGGTTCGAAACTACTTTACCGAAAGTTAACAAATCTTAAGGTCTCATCATAAATAAGGGGAAGTCTTTGCCTACTTTGAAGCatacaaaatacctgattggttgattgctTCCATCTGTTAGTGGGCAGTAATCTATAGTGAAACATTCTTAAATGTTCCAGTAGTTTCCTCTATTAGAAATTCATGTGAACTCGCACAGCTATGTCTTGTATGATGTTACTCTACATGTTAGCGCGTAGTAAGCAGCCTTACTACACTAACAtcaagaaagaggagaaagagaaaaaacaggaaaagagaGTGGAAGACAGGAGTGACAGTAAATGAGAAGCGGCTGTGTTGAGTCTGCTGTAAATTACCTGCTGTGTcctatatttttcattaatctACCTTGCTTGGGCCGACCATGTGGTTTGTGCCTAACTGCAGTGTGAAGCCACTGAGACTTTTACCCGACTTTAATATCTGTGTACTGATTGTACATTCTCTATTTCATTAGAAGTGACTGTTTTGTTTGGGCGTGATTTTTGTTTAGATGTGCTGATTTCATCTTACCAACTTTGAATagtgaatgaatgtgtgtgggtgtgcaccACAACCAGTGTTCCTTGCACTAttcattgaaacaaaataaaaaaaaaaagaaaaaagacattgaTTACGCAATGCACAAGGAATGTTGACAccatttacaatttttgtagaaatataaaataaactgtaaataaaaaaatctaaccCTTTACTGTGGGCCAACTTCAAAGAGGACAAGCTTATGTCTGTCTGGATGTTTTATGGCGATATTAATACATACGCACAGATATCACTCGGGTACAACTGGAGTGAAAGCTGTACGAGAAGAGATCGAAAGGTTCAACCAAACGTAAcgaaagaaaagtagaaaatttaTACCTGTTGATAATAAAAGTCCATTCTCTTGGCATTTCTCGTGAAAATCGAATACGGTTTTCTTCCAAATGGTTCTTTATCTCCTGTGTGCAAACAGCGACAGTAGTTATTGCTAAATAACCAGATCACCTActagttctgtgtgtgtgtgtgtgtagaggaggtgtgaggtgagtgggtgggtgggtttgaCTGTACACTAGGTCTTGCCTTGGTCCAAATATGTACGCAATATTTCCTAGTAGCTGACTCACAAGAATACAAAAACGGAGGAGTGTTAAACTACTACTAATAAGTAGTGAAGAAAACTGAAGGAGAACCAAGTAACAACATAACACGAAAAACGCAAACAAACAGTGAGTTGACCTTCTCaatccagtgtgtgtgtgtgtgcgcgcgcggctTACATCCatgttaatatatattatgtacTTTAAGCGAAATTGTGACAAACGTGTACACCTTCCTTCCATCTCAATTTAGCACAACAATATGAACATTCACAACATTTTATAGACCTTATAATacaaattaattcttttttctggaCAGCTGAGTAGTTCCGTCATTAAAGCGAATGTTTTTGATACCTGCTGTTTTGGCTCGCTGTCAGCAGGAATAAAGCCCGGCTTAATCTGAAAACTTAAGGGTATCTGTTGTCTTAAATTAAGCATGGTGATCAAAAAAGGGAGCAGCTACACTGTCAGTCTCCCTTAAGCTGGTTGAGATggaaagtgtttaaaattcaGAGAAGCTCGCGGCTGAACACACTCTTCGACATGACATCAACGCAAAAATTCTGATTCCGTCAGCTTTCGGACTTCTTCTGCGACCTTTTGTTCCGACTTCATGGCCAGCTGGGTGTAGTCCGATCCAAGCCTAATGCAGCGGCCTCGTTCGAGTAGTTCTACTCCCCGGATCTGAAGCCACTCTAACACCCCGTTCTCGTCTACTGCCTGCAACAGAGTCGTCATGGCCCTTCTAGGTCGATCATCTCTGAGGGCATCAAACACTTCATCAATTTTGggaaaaaatggaaaggaaaagaatgaaatacaatgaagaaacaaaaaatcgaTGATCATGATTATGAGCATGTTGATGCTGCTGGTCTTATTAATGAGAAATATATCAACGCTACATCGATCTCTAGCTCTTATTAATTATTGCATGGCATACTATACACGAATACTATCATGACTACTACATAGGAACATTTTCATGGTTACCATATATGACTGTGCTTCATGAATTTGCCATTCATGATTGCCAGGTGACAAATCTACCTGAATGCTATCATGATTACCATACCTGAATGCAGAGGTCAGCGTTGGTGGTAACCCGGAAGAGGTCGTATATGAGGTAGTCTTCATATCGGTCGTGGATGACACCGATTTTCACAGCCATGTCCCTACCCGAGAAAGCCACGGAAATGCCCTCGTACAAGCCTGGTGGCACCCTGCGCAACTCCCGGTAAAACGCGTACATCACCTCCTGGTCGCCGAATACCAGGATGAAGAGCTTCTTCTCAGTCTGGTTGCGGACTGTGATCTTGCTTGTAAAGTTTCCCATAGTGTCAGATCACAAGCCTGGAAACTAGAAGAAACAGATTGTATGCGTTGTGGTCGAGTTGTGCAACGTACAACAAAGgtgaatgtttaaatgttagAGTATAGTTTTCTGTTGGAGTTCATCAAAGGATAAATCCCAGCCGGCATGCTTCGTGCAGTCCaatcattatttatattaagtCTCTGTGATGTACGTGTCCCTCTCCCACTTGTGGCCTTGTGATGACACACAATTCCATTGTTCAGGGTACAATGATGAAACTGCAGgtctaaaaatatcttctctGACCTCGATCCCACCGAATCAGCTACTCTGGCAGGAGCATGAGGTCTATACATCGATCgcaacaaacagcaacaaaataataaaaaaaaataataaaaatacaagtgTAGGTGGGTCTGGCTGCAAGACTGAATGTTAGCACACCAGCTAGTAAAGAGAGCGGAGAAATGAAGTGAGTAATGAGTGACGTGCTGCAGCCGTAGTCGATATGCGTTTGACCTTGCGCCAGAAATGGGAAACCGAAAGTAGCTTTTAGATGACCGAATAAACTTACCCCCGGTTACAACCTCCCATATATGTGAACGTTCTAATAGAGAAAAGTTAAACAAACAGGTGTGGTCCCAATGCTTGTtgacatcaaacacaaaacttGCAGTTTATTGTAATAATAGGAAGCGTTTGAGGTCTGACATGGAAA
Encoded proteins:
- the LOC112568765 gene encoding uncharacterized protein LOC112568765 yields the protein MGNFTSKITVRNQTEKKLFILVFGDQEVMYAFYRELRRVPPGLYEGISVAFSGRDMAVKIGVIHDRYEDYLIYDLFRVTTNADLCIQAVDENGVLEWLQIRGVELLERGRCIRLGSDYTQLAMKSEQKVAEEVRKLTESEFLR